The stretch of DNA GGTAAGTAAAGAATGCATTTGTCGATCGTTAAGCACATGTATACCACTCTGATTCTTGTTTACACACATACAAACACAAACCACAATCCGAGTTACTTTTGATCTAACATTAACTTTCTTCAACAAACAAACAGGATGGCTTGTAGCTAATTTCCAGTTCCCATTAAACAACCTAGCAATCTTCAACCTTGGTTATCTCCATAAAAATCTTGCAAATTCAACTTGGAATTCTCCTTTAACTCGAGCAAGATTTAATTTTCAACTGTAGAGGGCTAAACTTGGGTTTGGCTTCTGTGGGCTCAGAAGGAATTCATCTCGAGGCAGTAAGTCCTGTAGTTCATGAGCATCTTGGCTGCTGTCCTTTTATGGTTCTTCAAAGGCATCTGAAACCTTGCAACCATCAAGTGCACGACAAATCCATGCAACCATCAAGTGCACGACAAATCCATCGGCTGCCCCCGTCGTCCGCTCCTCGCTTAGTTTGATGGCCAATAATGTTACGCCCTTTAACAACATCCCATCCGGCAGCTTGAGTTGCCATGCATACCACAGACGCTTGCTTAGTGCCAGCAAAAGTAAGCTTCCCTAACGACGTTGAGGTCGTCATTAGTCAGGGTGAGGACGATGGGGCAGTAGACAAGCAGATTGGAAAGAGGAATGACAAACGAGCAAGTATGACAAGCGAGCATGTGCGGTAGGTGAGCGGGTGCAATGGGCAAATAGGTGCAGCAAACGAGTCGGATTAATAGCGAGaagttatataaaattaatcgATCATAGCGATCATAAAGTCATTTGGTGGGcgaggagaggaagaggaaatcGATCATAGCAAAaagttatataaaattaataatttaaaagataataaaattatatttatttttttatttttttattcgtaTTGTATGTGACAGCATGTGCATTTTTTTCATTGACGAAGTTAATAATGAAAGgagaattaatattaaatattttattttcgtaaataTATGAACCTCAatactatttttaaaaatataagaatcaggATGTTGATTATAGttaaatataagaaaataatttataatggGTGATTTAACAAACAAGTCTGCCACGATCACTCTATGTGCTTGCAATTCTTTTGTGATGACTTAGAAATAgagagattagaaaattaaaatgcatgaGTTTCAACCTTTTCTATCTGCTAAATTGATTATAATGCCTTTTTTGTTGTCATTTGTAGATATTTTCATCTTTAAAAAAAGGGAAAATTCAATGTTTCGACACTTAAATcagaatatattttattatgagatcaaaattttataatatttaaaaataaatttgcatTCACGCAAGTGCATATTCCTTGTTTTTATGATAGCGTCAGTTGAATAACAAAAGATCTTTGGAATCTACATAATGACATAGTTTTATTTTGAATTTATATGTTGGTCgttcataaattttaatttattttagttttataatttatttttgaatttatgataattttttgattgGATCCATGATTTTAATGTCGATCTAATAATAGTTTAAGACAAAAACTCTCCTTTGGATTGTCAAGAAAGAATCCAATATTCTTCTGTTTTGAATTGTAAAgtgacttgtaaataaagttgcgtcAGTGCATACTTTTTATACTTATGTCAGTACATTTTTACTTGGAAAAAcaaaattcttttataattatcGATTCGTTGAAGCGTTGAAAACAAGGTTTTGCCTATACCATTTCACTATTACGGATGAGGCTCAACTCAATTATTTTTCATGGCTTCATTGGTAAGCAGTCATATGATGTGAATTACTGTGTGGCGGCCAAGATACAAACGTGAGAGTACAAACAAATGGGGTCATGTGATTTGATAATTATCTCTCCAATCAACGATGTGGTCTCAATTATTGAAGATAATCATTTTGAACACAGTCAGTCATGTCAATCGAGAAAGATCAATCGCTTAACTATGTCTGAACAATGTAGTGTTTGTTTggagaattttatttttttagtataaAAGTGGATTATCATAAAAACGATTTTTctctaaaaaattattattattacctaAAAAAGAATAATTATGAGAGATAATAACGAAGTTTCGTATGATTTTTTTTCAGTGAAGTATAAGATAAAATTCACTTACAACTCTAATTCTATCACATAATAGTTAGTTATGTCGAGTCTTCGTCTTCTTCTGTCTATCCATTTTTTTTAggataatttttgaaaaaaaatattttgaaatttatagttagcatcaatattttcaaaattttccgtagaatatttattattattttttttaaaagatgatattatCCTCCTTGTGATCTATCACGATCAATTTTGTTTTAGGCTGACAAAATTTCTTACTGTAAATCGGAAATGAATGAATGGCATGATGAATAATTTGTGGGATAGGAAGATCAAATTCCAATATCAGCCATATATAACTCCACCCAATCCCAATGctttcttttgtcaaaatttCTGTGGTTTCGTTTAGGACTATTGAAGGCAGGTAATCTGATACGTATTAGTGTTTCTGCATCATCTAATCCTCGAAGGACTGAGATCGGCAAACTTCCACTCAGATTGTGACGAAGGATATCTGTGGCCTCATCACGATTCTCTCGGGGACATATTTCTCCTCCACGACACCAAGGACATGGCTGATGGTATATTCCTCCTGTGGCTCGCTTAGATCCTAGTCATCTACGACGTCACTCTTCACGATGTCGAATGGGGGTGATTCGACTGATGGGTCTACCACAATGCCGAAAACTtgtgatttcaaaagacttggtGTGTACAACCAACTGGGAAGACACCCAAAGTCGGAACCTCTTAGCTATCACCACGAATAGCAATAAATTGGAACGTCCCGTCCCGTCACAAATCTTTTGGCGACGGCATTAATCAGATCCAATCGGGGTGGGTTGCATCCATCCGTATCAACTGTAAGTCAATCAAAGACGGATCAGGCAGATAGGTTTGGATCTCCAATAGCGACGACTATCTATGCGCCAGCACCCATATCGGCATCTCCATTTCAACGTCGCTATGTTTGCCATATTTACGTCGGTCTCTTAAGGAGACACAGAGAGGGATGCAACATAGAAGCAGGGTAAAAAGAGGGCGCCCATACCTCCACGATTCATATGCTTCCACCTCTAATGCAATGGCGAAACCCTCTGGACTTGGTAATGACACAAAAAGATGTTATTATTACTTTCAATAGTAAAAcagataataaatttaaaaataaattagaaaacaAAAGTTAGCTTATGTTGTCGAGTACaagtttataaattaaaaaaatttaaaatttatgaaTGACAGGCATATAAATTCAAAATTAGAATATCCTCTGTCACTACATAGTTTCCAATTATCTTTCGTGATTCAACTCATACCATCGCAAGGACAACGAATATGCACACACATGAACACAAACTTGAGTTCTCTCTTCTATTTTCAAAGCTTATGAAATTTTAATCTCATAATAAAGGATACTCTGACTTTAAAGTGTCAAAGGAGATGGATTGTTTAAAAGTTCTTGAGATTTTGCATGGCTCCCTCGATAGAAAATAACAACAACCTTGCAGAAATTGGCCTCCACTTGTTTGATGGTACTCCTTCAGCTTCAAACATTGGCATTTGAGCGAAAGGATCACATCGGCATCACCCTCTCCCTTTCTCATCCACAATAAGTAACATCGTATATTAGCTTTATTAGGATATTTGGCCGTAAGAGACCAATTCTGAACGGACTGCCAAAACGACAAACATCCATCTTTTTGTTCAGTTTAGATCAAAGCATACaaggataaatatttttcaattacatatatatatatatatatatatatatatatatatatatatatatatatatatatagagagagagagagagagagagagagagagagagagagagagagagagagaagcttagAGCTGCTGCTCCTCTTGCTAAACACTCCATGGTTTAGCAACAAGATGCAGTCGTTGTTTTCTCTGGAGCATTATCCCAAAAGCCTCACTCATGTCCAAATCCTCCGTTGTCAATCCACCAGGCAATTCCCAATCAAAGTGATAAACCAGGGTTGCCAGTGCGAGCTCTAAAGAGGCATTTGCAAAGCCCATTCCAGGACAAATTCTCCTTCCTGCTCCGAACGGAATGAACTCGAAATCGTTTCCCTTGAAGTCCATTGCACCGTCCCCCATGAACCTCTCAGGTTTGAATTCGTCAGGTGCTTCCCAATGGCTTGGATCTCTGCTTATGGCCCATGCGTTCACGATCACTCGTGTTTTCTTGGGAATGTTGTATCCTTGTATTTGACAATCCTCCAGTAGCTCTCGTGGAAGCAATAGCGGGGCCGGCGGGTACAGACGTAATACTTCCTTGATGATGGCTTTCAGGTAGGCCATCTCGTCCAAATCCTCCTCTttcaccgttccttttgttctgctcGCTATCCCTCGCACTTGGTGTTGTAATTTTGCCATCATTCTTGGATTCCGGACGAGCTCCGCCATGGCGTACTCCAGGGTAACATATGATGTCTCGGTACCACCACTGAATATATCCTGCAAGTCGATAATGTTGAAAAAATGAGATCATTTGATGAATCTCAAAATAAACACTGCAAGATTGTAGTATCCACATTTCTCACTGATGAAATAAGCACCACAATATACCTAAATAGGGGGATGGGAGTAGTTTAGATTGCTCTAGTTTGGATGTAGCAATCTGGAGAGAGGGTTCCCTATCATGTAAAAGAAATTGGTTCACTATACTCGTCGTAACACGTGAAAAATAATAATACGCCACAATAGCGTACGACAAACACACACTTGCCTGAGGGCATAACATACGAATATAATTAATACAATATGATAAACACACAGTAAACTCAAGAAAGTTATCAACAGACATACATCACTCGCTTTCTTATGAAACGAATTATAATTTGTCATTAGTTATATGTGCTATCCGTATAAAAGCAAGCAAATATTGGAACAATGAATATATCACTTATAATTTAGGACGAGGAATCATACCATCAGAAGTGCCTTTATGGTTTGTGGAGTCAGGAGAGCATGATTCCCTCCTGGATCCTCCCGAAGAGAGAGCAGAACATCCACGAAGTCCCTCTCGCCATCATCACCTTCAGCTGATCGATCTTCGTGTTCTTGGATCACCCCATCAAGCAAATCATCCCATCTCTTCTTGGTCTTCTTGGCTCTCTCCATAGAGCCAAACAATACATCCAGCCAACCCAGCCATGGGAAGTAGTCCCCCACGTAGAACTTGCCCAGTAGCACCGAAAACTCCCGGATAAGCTCGCCTAACAGCACGTTCCTCCCCTCTTCTCTGTTGAACTTCCCCGAAACAACTCGACATAACATATCGTTGGCGAAGGAGTAAAAGATCTCAGACATGTCGACGCTCGTCGTCGGCGAAGCTTGAGAGGAGATCTTCCGGATCATGAAACCCACTTCCTCCTGCCTAATGAGCCGATAAGACTGCACTCTTGTGGAGCTCAAGAGGTGGAAGGCGCAGATCTTCCTGAGCTGCCTCCAGTGCTCACCGTGGGGCGAGAAGCCCAAGTCCTTGCACCCGTCGAAGAGGACTTTGGCCGGCTTTAGAACAGGCCGGCTGGCAAAGACTTGATCGTGGTTGCGCATGACATCTCGGGCGCCATCCGGCGACGAGACCACGAGGGTTGGCACCTGACCCAAGTGCAGCAGCATGAGGGGGCCATGCTTCTGCGACAGGGCGTGGAGGGAGCGGTGAGGGTGCGAGCCGAGTTGATGGAAGTTGCCTATGAAGGGAAGCTTGGGCGGGGAAGGGGGCATGCCATGGGTCCTTGCACGGAGGTTGTTTCTTTTGAGTCCTAGACGGAGCAGCAGTAGTAAAGAGAGAGGTAGGACGAGTATGACGAAGAGTGTAGGCAGTGGCGATGGGGGAAGGAGAAGAGGCATCGAGGAAGACATTGCCATGATTCGTAGTTTGTTGTTGCTCCAAACAAACTCCAGTCGGGACGGGACGTTCTAATGCATTGCTATTTGTGGTGATAGCTAAGAAGTTCCGACTTTGAGTGTCTTTCCCAGTAGGTCCTACACaccaagtcttttgaaatcacaAGTTTTCCGTATTGC from Musa acuminata AAA Group cultivar baxijiao chromosome BXJ2-11, Cavendish_Baxijiao_AAA, whole genome shotgun sequence encodes:
- the LOC135627640 gene encoding cytochrome P450 71A1-like; the protein is MAMSSSMPLLLPPSPLPTLFVILVLPLSLLLLLRLGLKRNNLRARTHGMPPSPPKLPFIGNFHQLGSHPHRSLHALSQKHGPLMLLHLGQVPTLVVSSPDGARDVMRNHDQVFASRPVLKPAKVLFDGCKDLGFSPHGEHWRQLRKICAFHLLSSTRVQSYRLIRQEEVGFMIRKISSQASPTTSVDMSEIFYSFANDMLCRVVSGKFNREEGRNVLLGELIREFSVLLGKFYVGDYFPWLGWLDVLFGSMERAKKTKKRWDDLLDGVIQEHEDRSAEGDDGERDFVDVLLSLREDPGGNHALLTPQTIKALLMDIFSGGTETSYVTLEYAMAELVRNPRMMAKLQHQVRGIASRTKGTVKEEDLDEMAYLKAIIKEVLRLYPPAPLLLPRELLEDCQIQGYNIPKKTRVIVNAWAISRDPSHWEAPDEFKPERFMGDGAMDFKGNDFEFIPFGAGRRICPGMGFANASLELALATLVYHFDWELPGGLTTEDLDMSEAFGIMLQRKQRLHLVAKPWSV